The Chroicocephalus ridibundus chromosome 3, bChrRid1.1, whole genome shotgun sequence genome has a segment encoding these proteins:
- the EPCAM gene encoding epithelial cell adhesion molecule: MKLLCGAALLLLLCTAACAQNNPCICEKNKRVTNCRLENGVCWCDSVGSGVSVDCSKLTSKCLLMKAEMKGSKSGRREKPKDAFEDTDGLYDPECENTGVFKAKQCNGTTCWCVNTAGVRRTDKHDADLKCDQLVRTMWIIIEMKHAERNAPLDTESLKRFFKETITSRYMLDGRYISSILYEKPYITIDLKQNSSEKSSGDVDIADVAYYFEKDVKGDSIFHDNILNVSFGNERLSFEKTSVYYVDEIPPEFSMKSLTPGLIAVIVVVIVAIVAGIVVLVLTRRRKGKYVKAEVKEMNEMHRGLNA; this comes from the exons ATGAAGCTGCTCTGCGGAGCTGCGCTCCTACTGCTGCTTTGCACCGCCGCTTGCGCCCAGAATAACC CCTGCATCTGCGAGAAGAACAAGCGTGTGACCAACTGCCGGCTGGAGAACGGCGTCTGCTGGTGCGATTCAGTGGGCTCCGGCGTCTCCGTGGACTGCAGCAAGC TGACTTCAAAATGCCTGTTGATGAAAGCGGAAATGAAAGGCTCAAAATCAGGTCGTCGTGAGAAACCAAAAGATGCGTTTGAAGATACTGATGGGCTTTATGATCCCGAGTGTGAAAATACTGGCGTTTTCAAGGCAAAGCAGTGCAATGGAACCACCTGTTGGTGTGTGAATACAGCTGGTGTTAGAAGAACTGACAAACATGATGCAGACTTGAAGTGCGATCAGTTAGTCAGAACAAT GTGGATCATCATTGAAATGAAACATGCTGAGAGAAATGCTCCACTGGACACTGAATCTTTAAAGAG GTTCTTCAAGGAAACAATTACCAGTCGTTACATGCTGGATGGACGCTATATAAGTAGCATTCTG TATGAAAAACCTTACATTACTATTGACTTGAAGCAAAACTCCTCTGAAAAATCTTCTGGAGATGTGGATATAGCTGATGTGGCCTACTACTTTGAAAAAGAT GTAAAAGGTGACTCCATCTTTCATGATAACATACTAAACGTGAGTTTTGGTAATGAAAGGCTCAGTTTTGAGAAGACATCGGTCTATTATGTTGATGAAATACCACCGGAGTTTTCCATGAAGTCTCTGACTCCTGGCCTCATCGCTGTCATTGTAGTAGTAATAGTAGCAATAGTTGCTGGAATTGTTGTTCTG GTCCTcacaaggaggaggaaagggaagtaCGTGAAAGCAGAG gtaaaggaaatgaatgaaatgCATAGAGGGCTGAATGCATAA